In the genome of Deinococcus deserti VCD115, one region contains:
- a CDS encoding carbonic anhydrase: MLHVSDRPDSLPLDAADMRRRLLDAIRRGASMEDIANLQPTRIQNAEAAIQALKDGNARFFSGQGGRADVGANERRAQIMEQTPFAAVLACSDSRVPVELVFDVGLGNLFVVRVAGNVVGESGLGTLEYATEHLDVHLIVVMGHEGCGAVAAALMPEDALAREPENLQRLIRRIQPSVVELPRIRDKKARMREAVLSNVRHQVHLLRQQPVIRAAEERGQIRVIGAFYEIGSGAVDFLTEEEDLRL; this comes from the coding sequence ATGCTGCACGTGAGTGACCGTCCTGACTCCCTGCCCCTAGATGCTGCCGACATGCGCCGCCGCCTTCTGGACGCGATCCGGCGGGGCGCGAGCATGGAAGACATCGCCAATCTGCAACCTACCCGCATTCAAAACGCCGAGGCGGCCATCCAGGCCCTGAAAGACGGCAACGCCCGCTTCTTCTCGGGCCAGGGGGGACGTGCCGATGTGGGTGCCAACGAGCGGCGCGCGCAGATTATGGAACAGACCCCCTTTGCAGCGGTGCTGGCCTGCAGCGACAGCCGGGTGCCGGTTGAACTCGTCTTCGACGTCGGTTTAGGCAATCTTTTTGTCGTGCGCGTGGCCGGGAACGTGGTCGGCGAATCGGGACTGGGCACCCTGGAATACGCGACCGAGCACCTGGATGTTCATCTGATCGTTGTTATGGGTCACGAGGGGTGCGGCGCTGTGGCGGCGGCCCTGATGCCCGAAGACGCCCTTGCCCGTGAGCCCGAAAACCTGCAGCGCCTGATCCGGCGGATTCAGCCGAGCGTAGTGGAACTTCCACGGATCCGCGACAAGAAGGCCCGCATGCGGGAAGCCGTGCTGAGCAACGTGCGGCATCAGGTGCACCTGCTGCGCCAGCAGCCAGTCATTCGCGCTGCCGAAGAACGTGGACAGATCCGCGTGATCGGAGCGTTCTATGAGATCGGGTCGGGAGCGGTGGATTTCCTGACTGAAGAAGAAGATCTGCGCCTCTGA
- a CDS encoding aminopeptidase, which yields MALTFEEKLRNYARLAVRVGLGIQEGQRVLVQAPVDTAPLARALVREAYAAGASFVDVRWDDDDIQLARFELAPEGSFEQISRWRVDAEIETAEAGGAVIAIRATNPNLLGNVDAQRVATYQRTLAAYRKPYTAQVMTNRLNWNLISAPIPGWAALMFPDASAEEAMDKQWDAIFAATRADQPDGVEQWQTHLANLKRRRDLLTSKQYAALHFQGGGTDLTVGLADDHIWGGGAADTPSGITFTANIPTEEVWTAPHRERVDGVVVSTKPLSYNGVLIDGIRIEFQGGRVTSASAKQGEDTLKQMIDTDEGSHRLGEVALVPHSSPISRSGLFFFNTLYDENAASHIAIGSAYRFNVRGGVDMSLEEFNAAGGNDSLTHVDWMIGSSEMNVDGLTRDGSREPVMRNGEFVI from the coding sequence ATGGCATTGACATTTGAAGAAAAGCTGCGCAATTACGCGCGGCTGGCCGTACGCGTCGGTTTGGGCATTCAGGAAGGTCAGCGGGTGCTGGTTCAGGCTCCAGTCGATACGGCTCCACTGGCACGTGCGCTGGTGCGCGAAGCCTACGCTGCTGGTGCGAGCTTCGTAGATGTGCGCTGGGATGATGACGACATACAGCTGGCCCGGTTTGAACTGGCGCCAGAAGGTTCCTTTGAGCAGATCAGCCGCTGGAGGGTAGACGCCGAGATCGAGACGGCAGAAGCAGGTGGCGCGGTGATTGCCATCCGGGCCACCAATCCCAACCTCCTGGGCAACGTGGATGCGCAGCGCGTGGCGACGTACCAGCGCACACTTGCGGCTTACCGTAAACCCTATACGGCGCAGGTCATGACCAACCGACTGAACTGGAACCTGATCAGTGCCCCGATTCCCGGCTGGGCTGCTCTGATGTTTCCTGACGCCAGTGCCGAAGAAGCGATGGACAAGCAGTGGGACGCGATCTTCGCAGCCACGCGGGCGGACCAGCCCGACGGCGTCGAGCAGTGGCAAACCCACCTGGCGAACCTGAAGCGCCGGCGTGACCTGCTGACCAGCAAGCAGTACGCTGCGCTGCATTTCCAGGGAGGCGGCACGGACCTGACCGTGGGCCTGGCCGACGATCATATCTGGGGCGGTGGCGCGGCCGACACCCCCAGCGGCATTACTTTCACAGCGAACATTCCCACCGAGGAAGTGTGGACTGCGCCGCACCGCGAGCGCGTTGACGGCGTGGTAGTCAGCACCAAGCCGCTGTCCTACAACGGGGTGCTGATTGACGGCATTCGTATCGAGTTTCAAGGTGGCCGTGTGACCAGCGCCAGCGCGAAGCAGGGCGAAGACACCCTAAAGCAGATGATCGACACTGACGAAGGCAGCCACCGGCTGGGTGAAGTTGCGCTGGTGCCGCACTCCAGCCCCATCAGCCGCTCCGGACTGTTTTTCTTTAACACGCTGTATGACGAGAACGCGGCTTCCCACATCGCAATCGGCAGCGCGTACCGCTTCAACGTCCGCGGCGGGGTGGACATGAGCCTCGAGGAGTTCAACGCAGCCGGAGGCAACGACAGCCTGACGCACGTGGACTGGATGATCGGCAGCAGTGAAATGAACGTGGACGGTCTGACCCGCGACGGCAGCCGGGAACCGGTCATGCGCAACGGCGAGTTCGTGATCTAA
- a CDS encoding diguanylate cyclase domain-containing protein, translating into MSREPSFPNPLPVHLQSSDQPHWLSLLAAALTHTTSGISITANTDEHPVVYCNPAFERLTGYTSSEILGQSWRVLQGEHTDPDALVGIYEAIEAGKPTDLVMLNYRKDGSSFWSALNLGPIRNEENAVTHFIGVHTDVTDRVNTQRELEHRAYTDILTGLANRAQFMMELKQEAAQPESQGLFALAFIDLDGFKAINDCFGHEAGDELLRQVAQRLRGVVRNVDLAARLAGDEFVLLLRHVDSDAALELIAQRTLAAFQPAFELEAFSVTVHASVGLVRHRPGESAVQMLSRADQAMYQTKRQGKNDFTLDLTTLG; encoded by the coding sequence GTGTCCAGGGAGCCCTCCTTCCCCAATCCCCTGCCAGTCCACCTGCAGTCCAGCGATCAGCCGCACTGGCTCTCGCTCCTTGCTGCCGCCCTGACACATACCACCAGTGGCATCAGCATTACGGCCAATACCGACGAGCATCCAGTCGTGTACTGTAACCCCGCCTTTGAGCGCCTGACGGGGTACACCTCGTCGGAAATCCTCGGCCAGAGCTGGCGTGTGTTGCAGGGTGAACATACCGACCCTGATGCCCTGGTGGGGATCTATGAGGCTATAGAGGCAGGAAAGCCGACTGATCTGGTGATGTTGAACTACAGAAAGGATGGCAGTAGTTTCTGGAGCGCGCTCAATCTTGGCCCGATCAGGAACGAGGAAAATGCCGTGACCCACTTTATCGGGGTACACACAGATGTGACTGACCGGGTCAACACCCAGCGTGAACTGGAGCACCGGGCCTACACCGACATCCTGACAGGACTGGCAAACCGGGCTCAATTCATGATGGAACTTAAGCAGGAAGCGGCCCAGCCAGAAAGCCAGGGCCTGTTCGCCCTGGCGTTCATTGATCTGGACGGCTTTAAAGCCATTAATGACTGTTTCGGGCACGAGGCAGGTGATGAACTGCTCAGGCAGGTTGCACAGCGGTTGAGGGGCGTCGTGCGGAACGTTGACCTGGCCGCGCGTCTGGCAGGTGACGAATTCGTCCTGCTGCTGCGACATGTGGACTCGGACGCCGCCCTTGAACTGATTGCGCAGCGGACCCTCGCGGCATTCCAGCCAGCCTTTGAGCTGGAAGCATTTTCGGTGACTGTGCACGCCAGTGTTGGCCTGGTCCGCCATCGTCCGGGGGAGAGCGCCGTGCAGATGCTGTCAAGGGCGGATCAGGCCATGTATCAGACCAAGCGACAGGGAAAGAATGACTTTACTCTGGACCTGACGACGCTGGGGTAG
- a CDS encoding rhodanese-like domain-containing protein has protein sequence MNQNVSTRPIKEEQMLTKTATQLIQEAKSRIENLSVDQVASELERGDAVLIDLREPGEQAQTGTIPGAVTAPRGMLEFYADPSSPYHRSEFDPDRRIILHCAAGGRSALAADTLRQMGYTKVAHLDGGMKAWTEAGRPVVKDHTGG, from the coding sequence ATGAACCAGAACGTTTCCACCCGGCCCATCAAGGAGGAGCAGATGCTTACGAAAACCGCTACTCAACTGATTCAGGAGGCCAAGTCCCGGATCGAGAACCTGTCGGTTGACCAGGTTGCCTCAGAACTTGAGCGCGGCGACGCTGTCCTGATTGATCTCCGCGAGCCGGGTGAACAGGCTCAGACAGGTACTATTCCAGGGGCAGTGACAGCACCGCGCGGCATGCTGGAGTTCTATGCAGACCCCTCCAGCCCCTACCACCGCAGCGAGTTCGACCCTGACCGGCGTATCATCCTGCACTGCGCGGCTGGAGGTCGTTCTGCGCTGGCTGCCGATACCCTCCGGCAGATGGGTTATACGAAGGTTGCCCATCTGGACGGCGGGATGAAGGCCTGGACTGAAGCAGGACGGCCTGTGGTCAAGGATCACACCGGAGGCTGA
- a CDS encoding cupin domain-containing protein: MHTSRAIFLSLTLVACTVATDRTTAQTPAGATVVLNTKLENASLMEVVQLVLDFAPGAFTPAHTHGGLGFVSVISGEITVRETGKTQSFKAGQSWAEKPGVYAEVGNAGTAPARVLATFMLPKGAALTMTHQGGANQQLPPGPTTVSRSNFEVNSVPAHYDLHQLILDFAPGAFTPEHTHGGPGFVTVLAGQMVVRDRNGERTFKTGETWREAPGDYAVVGNPHSAPAQVAVSFLVPKGTALTTNRN; this comes from the coding sequence ATGCACACTTCGCGGGCAATATTTCTCAGCCTGACGCTGGTCGCATGTACCGTAGCAACTGACAGAACCACCGCACAGACGCCAGCAGGAGCCACCGTCGTCCTGAATACCAAACTTGAAAATGCCTCTCTTATGGAGGTTGTCCAGCTGGTGCTTGACTTCGCCCCGGGCGCATTTACCCCCGCACATACCCACGGTGGTCTGGGCTTTGTCTCCGTCATAAGTGGGGAAATTACCGTACGGGAAACAGGCAAGACCCAGAGCTTCAAAGCAGGTCAGTCCTGGGCCGAAAAGCCCGGCGTCTATGCCGAAGTCGGGAACGCCGGGACAGCCCCTGCACGCGTCCTGGCCACTTTCATGCTTCCGAAAGGAGCCGCACTGACGATGACACACCAAGGGGGGGCCAACCAGCAGCTGCCTCCAGGACCCACGACCGTCAGCCGCTCGAACTTTGAGGTCAACAGCGTACCCGCACACTATGACCTGCACCAGCTGATCCTCGACTTTGCACCAGGCGCCTTCACACCAGAACACACCCACGGTGGTCCTGGCTTCGTGACCGTTCTTGCCGGACAGATGGTCGTTCGTGACCGCAATGGCGAACGCACCTTCAAAACCGGTGAGACTTGGCGTGAAGCTCCAGGCGATTACGCGGTGGTCGGCAACCCACATTCAGCTCCCGCCCAGGTTGCAGTGTCGTTCCTGGTTCCGAAAGGAACAGCCCTGACCACCAACCGCAACTGA
- a CDS encoding DUF5602 domain-containing protein, with the protein MNTKFFLLGLCISAALSSCGLIMSDTVVQGEVQTVNGAAVRTWAKISPNGQVTQTGITLPMATIQNGPVSGNPVIAQIDFPAAVQQTTFLQHVGLDWNPHGHEPEGRYNTPHFDLHFHGISKADATSIDCKDMTQINNADVPQGWAPPVPPGVPPQAVCVPTMGFHSVPLSEFSAPGQFKPGLFDKVMIAGSYWGKFIFLEPMVTQQLLLSKQNFSLPVPLPRNLGHTTRYPTTFNAVYDPALNAYQFILGDFQTVQ; encoded by the coding sequence ATGAATACGAAGTTTTTCCTCTTAGGCCTCTGCATCAGCGCCGCTCTGAGCTCATGCGGCCTTATTATGAGCGATACCGTCGTTCAGGGTGAGGTCCAGACCGTAAACGGTGCGGCCGTCCGTACCTGGGCGAAAATCAGCCCGAATGGACAGGTGACCCAGACTGGAATCACCCTACCGATGGCAACAATCCAGAATGGGCCGGTCAGTGGAAATCCGGTAATTGCCCAGATTGACTTCCCGGCAGCTGTCCAGCAGACGACCTTCCTTCAGCATGTGGGACTCGACTGGAATCCACATGGACACGAGCCGGAGGGGAGGTACAACACCCCGCATTTTGACCTGCATTTTCATGGCATCAGCAAAGCAGACGCGACTTCTATTGATTGCAAGGACATGACGCAAATCAATAACGCGGATGTGCCGCAGGGATGGGCGCCGCCAGTGCCCCCGGGAGTACCACCCCAGGCAGTCTGCGTACCGACTATGGGATTCCACAGTGTCCCTCTGTCGGAGTTCTCGGCTCCCGGCCAGTTCAAGCCCGGGCTATTCGACAAGGTGATGATCGCTGGCTCCTACTGGGGCAAATTCATTTTCCTGGAGCCCATGGTGACGCAGCAGTTGTTGCTCAGCAAACAGAATTTTTCACTGCCGGTGCCGCTTCCCCGCAATCTGGGCCACACCACCCGTTATCCCACCACTTTCAACGCGGTGTATGACCCGGCACTGAATGCGTATCAGTTCATCCTGGGCGACTTCCAAACGGTGCAGTGA
- the thrB gene encoding homoserine kinase, which translates to MTERLTSGAGVASVPRGFTVRAPASSANLGPGFDSLGLSVPLYTTLRVTPQEVTEVVPCGPELENTPADESNYVYQAMLLSAQRAGRTLPPARIEIETEVPLARGLGSSAAALIAGIVAGNELLGRPLDHETVLDVAAREEGHPDNVAPALFGGIVIATLDKLGTHYVRLDPPAHLGVTVLIPDFELSTSKARAVLPREYSRADAVHALSHAALLAAALSVGRLDLLRHAMQDYIHQVWRAPLVPGLSDILDDAHRYGALGAALSGAGPTVLCFHDTREPTSRLHTYLHSVMKRNGLSGRVQDFAIDPHGTVVSY; encoded by the coding sequence TTGACCGAGCGGCTGACCTCTGGTGCAGGTGTGGCCTCTGTCCCGCGCGGCTTCACGGTGCGGGCTCCGGCGAGCAGCGCCAACCTGGGTCCAGGATTCGACAGCCTGGGGCTCAGTGTGCCGCTCTACACGACCTTGAGAGTGACGCCCCAGGAAGTCACCGAGGTTGTGCCTTGTGGCCCGGAGCTGGAAAACACTCCTGCTGACGAGAGCAACTATGTCTATCAGGCGATGCTGCTTTCGGCTCAGCGAGCCGGACGGACGCTTCCTCCCGCCCGCATAGAGATCGAGACCGAGGTGCCACTGGCCCGTGGCCTGGGCTCCAGCGCCGCGGCGCTGATTGCCGGAATCGTGGCTGGGAATGAACTGCTGGGTCGGCCGCTGGACCACGAAACTGTACTGGACGTCGCAGCGAGGGAGGAAGGCCACCCGGACAATGTCGCGCCCGCGCTGTTCGGCGGCATCGTCATTGCCACGCTGGACAAGCTGGGAACGCACTATGTCCGGCTTGACCCCCCCGCTCATCTGGGCGTAACGGTCCTGATTCCCGACTTTGAGCTCTCTACCAGCAAAGCCCGGGCTGTACTTCCCCGTGAATACAGCCGGGCGGACGCAGTGCATGCCCTGTCTCATGCAGCCCTGCTGGCCGCGGCATTAAGTGTGGGGCGTCTGGATCTGCTGCGTCACGCTATGCAGGATTACATCCATCAGGTCTGGCGCGCGCCGCTGGTGCCCGGTCTGAGCGACATTCTCGATGACGCTCACCGCTACGGCGCCCTGGGAGCCGCGCTCAGCGGTGCCGGACCTACGGTGCTCTGCTTCCATGACACCCGTGAGCCAACGTCCAGGCTCCACACCTATCTGCACAGTGTGATGAAGCGTAATGGGCTGAGTGGCCGCGTGCAGGACTTTGCAATTGACCCGCACGGTACGGTTGTCTCTTACTGA
- the thrC gene encoding threonine synthase produces the protein MPGLLERYRSYLPVTDRTPLLSLSEGSTPLIYAPHLSQQLGCELYLKYEGLNPTGSFKDRGMVMAVAKAMEDGADTVICASTGNTSAAAAAYATRAGLRCIVLIPDGNIALGKLAQAMAYGARIVAINGNFDVALNLVRDISASHPIALVNSVNPYRLQGQKTAAFEIVDELGSAPDILAIPVGNAGNISAYWMGFREYRSAGRMEALPRMYGFQAAGAAPLARGVDRVENPETLATAIRIGAPASAHLARAAVSESGGLFDMVTDDEIMEAQQLVAREGVFCEPASAAPVAGLLKRHAAGQLPAGQRIVAVLTGNGLKDPNSAMRHVATPVAVEAQMDRVLESIL, from the coding sequence ATGCCCGGACTCCTTGAACGTTACCGCTCTTATCTGCCCGTGACCGACCGCACGCCTCTGCTCAGCCTCAGCGAAGGCAGTACGCCCCTGATTTATGCACCGCACCTGAGCCAGCAACTGGGCTGTGAGCTGTACCTGAAGTACGAGGGCCTGAATCCCACTGGCAGCTTCAAGGACCGCGGCATGGTCATGGCTGTAGCCAAAGCTATGGAAGACGGTGCCGACACTGTAATCTGTGCCAGCACCGGCAACACCAGTGCGGCCGCAGCTGCCTATGCCACCCGCGCGGGACTGCGCTGCATCGTCTTGATTCCTGACGGCAACATTGCGCTGGGCAAGCTGGCTCAGGCCATGGCCTACGGAGCCCGTATCGTGGCAATCAACGGCAACTTTGATGTTGCTTTGAATCTTGTGCGCGACATCAGTGCCTCCCACCCCATTGCCCTAGTCAACAGCGTCAACCCGTACCGACTCCAGGGCCAGAAAACGGCCGCTTTCGAAATCGTGGATGAGCTGGGCAGTGCCCCGGACATTCTGGCTATTCCTGTAGGCAATGCCGGGAACATCAGTGCGTACTGGATGGGCTTCCGGGAGTACCGCAGTGCCGGCAGGATGGAGGCTCTGCCTCGTATGTACGGGTTTCAGGCTGCCGGTGCAGCGCCACTGGCGCGGGGGGTTGACCGGGTTGAAAATCCAGAGACACTGGCCACAGCGATCCGTATTGGGGCCCCAGCCAGCGCTCATTTGGCCCGTGCGGCAGTCAGCGAGAGCGGCGGTCTGTTTGACATGGTGACTGATGACGAAATCATGGAAGCCCAGCAACTGGTGGCCCGCGAGGGTGTGTTTTGCGAGCCGGCCAGTGCTGCGCCGGTCGCCGGGCTGCTCAAGCGCCATGCAGCCGGACAGTTGCCCGCCGGGCAGCGCATCGTGGCAGTCCTGACCGGAAACGGCCTGAAAGATCCCAACAGCGCCATGCGTCATGTCGCGACACCAGTAGCCGTTGAAGCTCAGATGGACCGCGTGTTGGAGAGCATCCTTTGA
- a CDS encoding GlsB/YeaQ/YmgE family stress response membrane protein: MGWIITILVGALCGWLASLIMKTDAQQGAVANILIGIVGSILAQFLFGNMLNIGGDAAGNGFSFWSIVWGVVGSVLLIAILKALRVLR, encoded by the coding sequence ATGGGTTGGATTATCACTATTCTGGTTGGTGCACTTTGTGGTTGGCTCGCGAGCCTCATCATGAAGACCGATGCTCAGCAGGGCGCTGTGGCAAACATTTTGATCGGTATTGTTGGCAGCATCCTGGCGCAGTTCCTGTTTGGCAACATGTTGAACATCGGCGGCGACGCGGCCGGAAACGGCTTCAGCTTCTGGAGTATCGTCTGGGGTGTTGTTGGCAGCGTACTGCTGATCGCTATTCTCAAGGCACTGCGCGTTCTGCGCTAA
- the rpmB gene encoding 50S ribosomal protein L28, whose product MAKVCEVCGKGPIVVNSVIRRGKARAAGGVGRKVTGISKRSQKPNLQPLTVTRGGVSLRLRVCSKCRKSVSAS is encoded by the coding sequence ATGGCAAAAGTGTGTGAAGTGTGCGGTAAGGGACCGATTGTTGTGAACTCGGTTATCCGCCGTGGTAAAGCCCGTGCAGCGGGCGGCGTCGGTCGTAAGGTCACAGGTATCAGCAAGCGTTCGCAGAAGCCTAACCTGCAGCCTCTCACGGTTACCCGTGGAGGCGTGAGCCTGCGTCTGCGTGTATGCAGCAAGTGCCGCAAAAGCGTCAGCGCAAGCTAA
- the lspA gene encoding signal peptidase II: MQVGSVRAKTLLILHVVPLLRERVRSVPAWLPLVLAAGLLLADQLLKAWALSNLQQGAPAIPVIPGILDWVLTFNTGAAWSMFSGSAVPLAVIRLLVGLGLLVYVTLRPQTRFLSLVLSLIAAGAIGNAIDGLRFGKVTDMIHAPFLSAITRALGQGDFPIFNLADMCVVLGTALLLAASFRKDPPR; the protein is encoded by the coding sequence GTGCAGGTAGGAAGCGTCAGAGCAAAAACGCTCCTTATACTGCACGTCGTGCCTCTTCTGCGTGAACGTGTCCGCTCTGTGCCTGCGTGGCTTCCCCTGGTCCTGGCTGCAGGCCTGCTGCTGGCCGACCAGTTGCTGAAAGCCTGGGCCTTGAGCAATCTCCAACAGGGCGCGCCTGCCATACCAGTGATTCCAGGCATTCTGGATTGGGTGCTGACCTTCAACACCGGAGCCGCCTGGAGCATGTTCAGCGGCAGCGCCGTTCCGCTGGCAGTGATCCGCCTGCTGGTCGGGCTGGGCCTTCTGGTCTACGTAACCCTACGTCCTCAGACGCGATTCCTGAGCCTGGTGTTGAGTCTGATCGCTGCAGGTGCCATAGGGAATGCTATTGACGGGCTTCGTTTCGGCAAGGTAACCGATATGATTCACGCCCCATTCCTGAGCGCCATCACCCGCGCACTGGGTCAGGGAGACTTCCCTATTTTTAATCTGGCAGATATGTGCGTGGTCCTGGGAACGGCGCTGCTGCTGGCGGCCAGCTTCCGGAAGGACCCGCCGCGCTGA
- a CDS encoding S-ribosylhomocysteine lyase: MANVESFDLDHTKVRAPYVRLAGVKTTPRGDSISKYDLRLLQPNQGAIDPAAIHTLEHLLAGYLRDHLQDVVDVSPMGCRTGMYMAVIGTPDEEGVLKAFEAALQDTAAHDRPIPGVSELECGNFRDHDLHAARQHAREALAQGLKVQQTVLLQR, encoded by the coding sequence ATGGCGAATGTTGAATCCTTCGATCTGGACCACACCAAGGTGCGGGCCCCCTACGTGCGCCTGGCGGGCGTCAAGACCACTCCCCGGGGAGACAGCATCAGCAAGTACGATCTGCGGCTGCTGCAGCCCAACCAGGGCGCCATTGATCCGGCAGCCATCCATACCCTGGAACATCTGTTGGCGGGTTACCTGCGCGATCACCTGCAGGATGTCGTGGATGTCTCACCCATGGGCTGCCGCACTGGCATGTATATGGCTGTTATTGGGACACCCGACGAAGAGGGGGTACTGAAAGCCTTCGAGGCGGCATTGCAGGACACTGCAGCACACGACCGGCCTATCCCAGGTGTGAGTGAACTCGAATGTGGCAATTTCCGTGACCATGACCTGCACGCAGCGCGGCAGCATGCCCGTGAGGCTTTGGCGCAGGGGCTGAAGGTACAGCAGACGGTTTTGCTTCAGCGCTAG
- a CDS encoding PPK2 family polyphosphate kinase, producing MNSESYRVQAGKKISLADWSTKGHAGLTKEEGQVLLAPLLEELAEWQERLYAENQQALLIVLQARDAGGKDGVVKKVIGAFNPNGVHISNFKVPSEEERAHDFLWRVHAQAPRKGMIGVFNRSHYEDALVTRVYKLIDVVTAEQRLMHIRHFEDMLSSNGTRILKFYLHISQEEQKRRLQARLDEPGKNWKFNPGDLKDREHWDQFTEAYEAALSTTSDDAPWFVIPADQKWFRDLLISKIVLETLKAMNPQYPAITYDLKTIEIK from the coding sequence ATGAACTCCGAGTCATACCGCGTGCAGGCAGGAAAAAAGATCAGCCTCGCAGACTGGTCCACAAAAGGTCACGCGGGTCTGACCAAAGAGGAAGGCCAGGTGTTGTTGGCGCCACTTCTCGAAGAGCTCGCAGAATGGCAGGAACGCCTGTATGCCGAAAACCAGCAGGCACTGCTCATTGTGCTGCAGGCACGGGACGCTGGGGGAAAGGATGGAGTGGTCAAAAAGGTGATTGGCGCGTTCAATCCAAACGGGGTCCACATCTCCAACTTCAAAGTCCCAAGTGAAGAGGAGCGCGCTCACGACTTTCTATGGCGCGTCCATGCCCAGGCTCCACGAAAGGGAATGATCGGAGTATTTAACCGGAGCCATTACGAAGATGCTCTGGTGACCCGTGTCTATAAGCTCATTGATGTTGTCACGGCAGAACAGCGGTTGATGCACATCCGTCACTTTGAAGATATGCTCAGCAGCAATGGAACACGAATACTGAAGTTCTACCTGCATATCAGCCAGGAAGAACAGAAACGACGTTTACAGGCGCGCCTGGACGAGCCAGGAAAGAATTGGAAATTCAATCCAGGCGACCTCAAAGACCGCGAGCATTGGGACCAATTTACGGAAGCGTATGAGGCGGCGTTAAGCACCACCAGCGATGACGCGCCCTGGTTCGTTATTCCAGCAGACCAAAAATGGTTCCGGGACTTATTGATCAGTAAGATCGTGCTGGAAACTTTAAAAGCTATGAATCCGCAGTATCCGGCGATCACGTATGATCTCAAGACCATAGAGATCAAGTAG
- a CDS encoding citrate/2-methylcitrate synthase: MDTWPEALPAQAARVLSLLYATIERHEGRLPAPDLPLHARLARPWGVAEHADRLRRALVLLSDHKLNVSAFTGRIAASGGASLHHAALCALQGPAHGLAAPDSYELLDHALLRGPHIALKDATRRTAGLAGFGHPLYPAGDPRGKALIMALQESHATAPGVRMALILEEMLRQETEMVANVNLALAALIHALGRDSGDALTLFALVCAAGWHIYWKVPAVNK, translated from the coding sequence ATGGATACCTGGCCAGAAGCATTGCCTGCTCAGGCGGCCCGGGTTCTTAGTCTGCTGTATGCCACGATTGAACGCCACGAGGGCAGGCTACCGGCCCCAGATCTGCCGCTTCATGCTCGTCTGGCACGTCCCTGGGGCGTTGCTGAGCATGCAGATCGTCTGCGGCGTGCCCTGGTGTTGCTGTCCGATCACAAACTGAATGTCAGTGCGTTTACCGGTCGTATCGCGGCAAGCGGTGGCGCGAGCCTGCATCATGCAGCCCTCTGCGCCTTGCAGGGCCCGGCTCATGGTCTGGCAGCACCGGATTCCTATGAACTGCTGGATCACGCGCTACTTCGTGGCCCGCACATAGCCCTAAAGGACGCAACCCGCCGCACAGCAGGATTAGCAGGCTTCGGGCATCCGCTGTATCCAGCTGGAGATCCCAGAGGAAAAGCTCTGATAATGGCACTCCAGGAGTCTCATGCCACAGCGCCCGGTGTACGGATGGCTCTGATCCTGGAGGAAATGCTGCGCCAGGAGACCGAAATGGTTGCGAATGTAAATCTTGCTCTGGCAGCACTGATTCATGCCCTGGGACGCGACTCAGGGGACGCTCTGACCCTGTTCGCTCTGGTCTGCGCCGCCGGCTGGCACATATACTGGAAAGTACCCGCAGTGAACAAATGA